One stretch of Hymenobacter chitinivorans DSM 11115 DNA includes these proteins:
- a CDS encoding sugar phosphate isomerase/epimerase family protein, producing MKTIKGPAIFLAQFISDQPPFNSLESICAWASGMGFKGVQLPTLDKRFIDLQLAAESQTYADELKGKVQAAGLEITELSTHLQGQLVAVNPVYDSLFDGFAPEALRGNPTARQAWAVQQLKYAAKASQNLGLTAHATFSGALLWPMVYPWPQRPAGLVDTGFTELARRWLPILQTFDECGVDVCYEVHAGEDLHDGISYEMFLDKVQHHPRACLLYDPSHFVLQCLDYLEYIDLYHERIRAFHVKDAEFNPTGRQGVYGGYQSWADRAGRFRSPGDGQVNFKAIFSKLAQYDYPGWAVLEWECALKHPEDGACEGATFIKDHIIRVTDKAFDDFAASGIDEAKNKTLLGL from the coding sequence ATGAAAACCATTAAGGGACCCGCTATTTTCCTGGCCCAGTTCATTTCCGACCAGCCGCCCTTCAACAGCTTGGAAAGCATCTGCGCCTGGGCCAGCGGTATGGGCTTCAAAGGTGTGCAATTGCCCACCCTGGACAAACGCTTTATCGACCTGCAATTAGCGGCCGAAAGCCAGACCTACGCCGACGAACTGAAGGGCAAAGTGCAGGCCGCTGGGCTGGAAATCACCGAGTTGTCGACTCACCTACAGGGGCAGCTGGTGGCCGTAAACCCCGTCTACGATTCGCTGTTCGACGGCTTCGCGCCCGAGGCGTTGCGCGGCAACCCCACGGCGAGGCAAGCGTGGGCCGTGCAGCAGCTCAAGTACGCGGCTAAAGCTTCGCAAAATCTGGGGCTGACCGCCCACGCCACCTTTAGCGGGGCGCTGCTCTGGCCCATGGTGTACCCCTGGCCCCAGCGTCCGGCCGGCCTCGTCGATACGGGCTTTACCGAGCTGGCCCGGCGCTGGCTGCCCATCCTGCAAACCTTCGACGAGTGCGGGGTGGACGTGTGCTACGAGGTGCACGCCGGCGAGGATCTGCACGACGGCATCAGCTACGAAATGTTCCTCGACAAGGTGCAGCACCACCCCCGGGCCTGCCTGCTCTACGACCCCTCCCACTTCGTGCTCCAGTGCCTGGATTACCTGGAGTACATCGACCTCTACCACGAGCGAATCCGGGCGTTTCACGTCAAGGACGCCGAGTTTAACCCCACCGGCCGGCAGGGCGTGTACGGGGGCTACCAGAGCTGGGCCGACCGCGCCGGCCGCTTCCGCTCCCCCGGCGACGGGCAGGTCAACTTCAAAGCTATTTTCAGTAAGTTGGCCCAGTACGACTACCCCGGCTGGGCCGTGCTGGAGTGGGAATGCGCCCTGAAACACCCCGAGGACGGCGCCTGCGAAGGGGCCACGTTTATCAAAGACCACATCATCCGCGTCACCGACAAGGCCTTCGATGATTTTGCGGCTTCCGGCATCGACGAAGCCAAAAACAAAACCCTGCTGGGCCTTTAA
- a CDS encoding cupin domain-containing protein, whose amino-acid sequence MQRRTFVRTTLAALPLAAAFPTPRWAERSPKGFKIPAGEGRYHGHMQLKGVNQNVLDVKVSGKDTNGDLAIFEQTSLSQGRGTPLHIHPHQDEIFTVLDGEYAFLVGDDKYRLKTGDSIFLPRQVPHAWTQVSARGKMQVTLQPAGKLEDFFVAMAAFKTEPTPQQVADVFAACDMQVVGPPLKID is encoded by the coding sequence ATGCAGCGCCGCACTTTCGTCCGCACCACCTTGGCCGCCCTGCCCCTGGCCGCCGCCTTCCCCACCCCACGCTGGGCCGAGCGGAGCCCGAAAGGCTTTAAGATTCCGGCCGGGGAAGGGCGCTACCACGGGCACATGCAGCTCAAGGGCGTGAACCAGAACGTGCTGGACGTGAAAGTATCGGGCAAGGACACCAACGGCGACCTGGCCATTTTCGAGCAAACCAGCCTCTCCCAGGGCCGGGGCACGCCGCTGCACATTCACCCCCATCAGGACGAAATCTTTACCGTGCTCGACGGGGAATACGCCTTTCTGGTCGGCGACGACAAATACCGGCTCAAAACCGGCGACTCAATCTTCCTGCCCCGGCAGGTACCCCACGCCTGGACCCAGGTCAGCGCCCGGGGTAAGATGCAGGTGACCCTGCAACCGGCCGGCAAGCTGGAAGATTTTTTCGTGGCCATGGCCGCCTTCAAAACCGAGCCCACGCCCCAGCAGGTCGCCGACGTATTTGCCGCCTGCGACATGCAAGTAGTAGGCCCGCCGCTGAAGATTGACTGA
- a CDS encoding GMC oxidoreductase, translating into MEKNTYDAIVIGSGISGGLAAKELTEKGLKTILLERGRNVEHIKDYVNANKAPWELPHRGGKTQQMMADHPVLKRDYTLNESNLEFWVDERESPYVEVKPFDWFRGYQVGGRSLMWGRQSYRWSDYDFEANAKDGVAVDWPIRYKDLAPWYSYVEKFAGISGNRDGLPQLPDGDFMPPMEMNCVEKDVAARIKKNYKNRHMVIGRTANITVAHNNRTNCQYRNKCWLGCPFGAYYSTQAASLPAAVATGNLTLRPFSIVTKILYDKDTKRAKGVEVLDAETNQTYEYFAKIVFLNASTLNSAWVLMNSATDVWPEGLGSSSGELGHNLMDHHFRAGAHGEMPGYEDKYVYGRRANGIYVPRFRNLFGDKRDYIRGFGYQGGAGREGWSREIAEMSIGGDLKDALSEPGNWTMGLGAFGETLPYHDNRAFLAKDKKDKWGLPVLALDASIRDNEQKMRIDMMQDAQEMLEKAGLQNVKTYNNGYAMGGGIHEMGTARMGRDPKTSVLNAHNQVWDAPNVYVTDGACMTSSACQNPSLTYMALTARAVDHAVSELKKQNV; encoded by the coding sequence ATGGAAAAGAATACCTACGACGCTATAGTCATTGGTTCCGGTATTTCGGGCGGCCTGGCTGCCAAGGAATTGACTGAGAAAGGTTTGAAAACCATTCTGCTGGAGCGGGGCCGCAACGTGGAGCACATCAAGGACTACGTGAATGCCAACAAGGCACCCTGGGAGCTGCCCCACCGCGGGGGCAAAACCCAGCAGATGATGGCCGACCACCCCGTGCTCAAGCGCGACTACACGCTCAACGAAAGCAACCTGGAGTTCTGGGTCGATGAGCGGGAAAGCCCCTACGTGGAGGTCAAGCCCTTCGACTGGTTTCGGGGCTACCAGGTGGGCGGCCGCAGCCTGATGTGGGGCCGGCAGTCGTACCGCTGGAGCGACTACGACTTCGAGGCCAACGCCAAGGACGGAGTGGCCGTGGATTGGCCCATCCGCTACAAGGACCTGGCCCCGTGGTACAGCTACGTGGAAAAATTTGCGGGTATTAGCGGCAACCGGGACGGCCTGCCCCAGCTGCCCGACGGCGACTTTATGCCGCCCATGGAAATGAACTGCGTGGAAAAGGACGTGGCGGCCCGCATCAAAAAGAACTACAAAAACCGCCACATGGTGATTGGGCGCACGGCCAACATTACCGTGGCGCATAATAACCGCACCAACTGCCAGTACCGCAACAAGTGCTGGCTGGGCTGCCCATTCGGAGCTTACTACAGCACCCAGGCAGCTTCCTTGCCCGCTGCCGTGGCCACCGGAAATCTGACGCTGCGGCCGTTTTCGATTGTTACCAAAATCCTCTACGACAAGGATACGAAGCGGGCCAAGGGCGTGGAAGTACTGGACGCGGAAACCAACCAGACCTACGAGTACTTCGCCAAAATCGTGTTCCTGAACGCCTCCACCCTGAATTCGGCTTGGGTGCTGATGAACTCGGCCACCGACGTGTGGCCCGAGGGCCTGGGCAGCAGCAGCGGGGAGCTGGGCCACAACCTGATGGACCACCACTTCCGGGCCGGGGCCCACGGCGAGATGCCCGGCTACGAAGACAAGTACGTGTACGGCCGCCGGGCCAACGGTATTTACGTGCCCCGCTTCCGCAACCTGTTTGGCGATAAGCGCGACTACATCCGTGGCTTTGGCTACCAAGGCGGGGCCGGCCGGGAAGGCTGGAGCCGGGAAATTGCCGAAATGAGCATCGGCGGCGACTTGAAGGACGCGCTGTCGGAACCCGGCAACTGGACGATGGGCCTGGGCGCGTTCGGCGAAACCCTGCCCTACCACGACAACCGCGCCTTCCTGGCCAAGGACAAGAAGGACAAGTGGGGCCTGCCCGTGCTGGCCCTCGACGCCAGCATTCGGGACAACGAGCAGAAAATGCGCATCGACATGATGCAGGACGCCCAGGAAATGCTGGAAAAGGCCGGCCTCCAAAACGTGAAGACCTACAACAACGGCTACGCCATGGGCGGCGGCATCCACGAAATGGGCACCGCCCGCATGGGCCGCGACCCAAAAACCTCGGTGCTCAATGCCCACAACCAGGTTTGGGACGCCCCCAACGTGTACGTCACCGACGGGGCCTGCATGACCTCCTCGGCCTGCCAGAACCCGTCGTTGACTTACATGGCCCTCACCGCCCGCGCCGTCGACCACGCGGTAAGTGAGCTGAAAAAGCAAAACGTCTAA
- a CDS encoding glycoside hydrolase family 43 protein: MSTPDDDHIYQEAQLAPMTVAEINELTRAARAQPPSADQTHVLVPDGEDPWVISHEGQLYYCTVDRLKRKILVAKFSRLQDMAAAELVEVWPGLQGATPEFVEIWAPELQLIDGQWYVYFALYNARLGEERLYALQGISADPQGEYEFKGKLAVPTDRWAIDGTVLRLDDEQLYFLWSGWEGATNVSQNLYIARMSNPWTISSDRVCISRPEHDWEKQGYPYVNEGPQVLQRQGRTFVIYSASGSWTDDYCLGQLTYLGGDPLSPAAWRKEPRPVFAKTSTIFGPGHASFVELGGQDYIIYHAARRSRAGWARQIRYKPFTWHEDGSPDFGEPL, translated from the coding sequence ATGTCCACGCCCGACGACGACCATATCTACCAGGAAGCTCAGCTGGCGCCCATGACGGTGGCCGAAATCAACGAGCTGACCCGGGCTGCCCGGGCCCAGCCGCCCAGCGCCGACCAAACCCACGTGCTGGTGCCCGACGGCGAAGACCCCTGGGTGATTAGCCACGAAGGCCAGCTCTACTACTGCACCGTGGACCGGCTCAAGCGCAAAATTCTGGTGGCGAAATTCTCCCGCCTGCAGGACATGGCCGCCGCCGAGCTGGTGGAAGTGTGGCCCGGCTTGCAGGGTGCCACGCCGGAGTTCGTGGAAATCTGGGCGCCCGAGCTGCAGCTCATCGACGGGCAGTGGTACGTGTACTTCGCGCTCTACAACGCCCGGCTTGGCGAGGAGCGGCTCTACGCCCTGCAGGGCATTTCCGCTGACCCCCAGGGCGAGTACGAGTTCAAGGGCAAGCTCGCAGTGCCTACCGACCGGTGGGCCATCGACGGCACCGTGCTTCGCTTGGATGATGAGCAGCTCTACTTTCTCTGGTCGGGCTGGGAGGGGGCTACCAACGTGAGCCAGAACCTCTACATTGCCCGGATGAGCAACCCCTGGACCATCAGCTCGGATAGGGTCTGCATATCCAGGCCCGAGCACGACTGGGAAAAACAGGGCTACCCCTACGTCAACGAAGGCCCGCAGGTATTGCAGCGCCAGGGGCGCACCTTCGTCATCTACTCGGCCTCCGGTAGCTGGACCGACGACTACTGCCTGGGCCAGCTCACCTACCTCGGCGGCGACCCGCTGAGCCCCGCCGCCTGGCGCAAGGAGCCCCGGCCGGTATTTGCCAAAACCAGCACCATTTTCGGCCCCGGCCATGCGTCGTTCGTGGAGCTCGGGGGCCAGGACTACATCATCTACCACGCCGCCCGCCGCAGCCGGGCCGGCTGGGCCCGGCAGATTCGTTATAAGCCCTTCACCTGGCACGAAGACGGCTCGCCAGACTTTGGCGAGCCGCTCTAA
- a CDS encoding Gfo/Idh/MocA family protein, translating to MKLRLAMIGGGQGAFIGAVHRHAAALDGLYELVAGAFSSDPETSRASGQLLGLQPERVYGSYEELIQREKELPAAQRVQVVSIVTPNHLHFAPAKLALENGFHVILDKPMTFSLAEAKELQAVVEASSARFCLTHTYTGYPMVKEARQLVASGALGNIRKVYVEYPQGWLSTFEEGSANKQAAWRTDPSRSGVAGAMGDIGTHAFNLLEYVTGLSVSQLCADIHTVVPGRQLDDDGAVLLRLTSGASGLLVATQVAAGEENNLRLRVYGEKGGLEWQQTDANTLLVKWLDRPTEIRRAGTGYVSSYARHNTRTPAGHPEGYLEAFANLYRNFALTLQADLTGAPAPPEALDYPGIEEGVRGMAFIENVIASGRSEQKWTDFTI from the coding sequence ATGAAACTACGACTAGCCATGATAGGTGGCGGGCAGGGCGCCTTTATCGGGGCCGTACACCGCCACGCCGCCGCCCTGGACGGGCTCTACGAGTTGGTAGCCGGGGCCTTTAGCAGCGACCCGGAAACTTCCCGGGCGAGCGGACAGCTGTTGGGCCTTCAGCCCGAGCGGGTGTATGGTTCCTACGAGGAGCTGATCCAGCGCGAGAAAGAGCTGCCGGCGGCGCAGCGGGTGCAGGTCGTTTCCATCGTGACGCCCAACCACCTGCACTTCGCCCCGGCCAAGCTGGCCCTGGAAAACGGCTTTCACGTCATCCTCGACAAGCCCATGACCTTTTCTTTGGCCGAAGCCAAGGAACTGCAGGCCGTAGTCGAAGCCAGCTCCGCCCGCTTCTGCCTGACCCATACCTACACCGGCTACCCCATGGTGAAAGAAGCCCGGCAGCTGGTAGCTTCCGGGGCGCTGGGCAACATCCGCAAGGTGTACGTGGAGTATCCGCAGGGCTGGCTGAGCACGTTTGAGGAAGGCTCGGCCAACAAGCAGGCCGCCTGGCGCACCGACCCCAGCCGCAGCGGCGTGGCCGGGGCCATGGGCGACATTGGCACCCACGCCTTCAACCTGCTCGAGTACGTCACGGGACTCAGCGTCAGCCAGCTCTGCGCCGACATCCACACGGTAGTACCCGGCCGGCAGCTCGACGACGACGGGGCCGTGCTGCTGCGCCTCACGAGCGGGGCCAGCGGCTTGCTGGTGGCTACGCAGGTGGCGGCCGGGGAGGAAAATAACCTGCGCCTGCGGGTATACGGCGAAAAAGGCGGCCTGGAATGGCAGCAGACCGACGCTAACACCCTGCTGGTAAAGTGGCTGGACCGGCCCACCGAAATCCGCCGGGCGGGCACGGGCTACGTCAGCTCCTACGCCCGTCACAACACCCGCACCCCGGCCGGCCACCCCGAAGGCTACCTCGAAGCCTTTGCCAACCTCTACCGCAACTTCGCCCTGACGCTGCAGGCCGACCTGACCGGCGCCCCCGCCCCGCCCGAAGCTCTGGACTACCCCGGCATCGAGGAAGGCGTACGGGGCATGGCCTTTATTGAAAACGTCATTGCCTCGGGCCGCTCCGAGCAGAAATGGACGGACTTTACCATCTAA
- a CDS encoding gluconate 2-dehydrogenase subunit 3 family protein, whose product MNRRDALARVAIIMGGTLIGGEYFLSSCSSPAEEKDQKATAAVKKEKPLLSPDQVAYLNEVGETILPTTTTPGAKAADVGSFMAVMVKDCYKPADQQIFLQGLTKLEQASKQKNGKGFLESTPEQRTALLTALDAEQKQYSKTKTLEAPNHYFRMLKELTLLGYFTSEVGATKALRYLPVPGKYDGCVPYKKGDRAWATT is encoded by the coding sequence ATGAACAGAAGAGACGCCCTGGCCCGGGTAGCTATTATCATGGGCGGCACGCTTATCGGCGGCGAGTATTTTTTGAGCAGCTGCTCCTCGCCCGCCGAAGAAAAGGACCAGAAGGCCACGGCGGCCGTCAAAAAGGAAAAGCCCTTGCTGAGTCCGGACCAGGTGGCTTACCTGAACGAAGTCGGGGAAACCATCCTGCCCACCACCACAACGCCCGGGGCCAAAGCCGCCGACGTGGGCTCGTTCATGGCCGTTATGGTAAAAGACTGCTACAAGCCCGCCGACCAGCAGATTTTCCTGCAGGGCCTGACGAAACTCGAGCAGGCCAGCAAGCAGAAAAACGGCAAAGGCTTCCTGGAAAGCACCCCGGAGCAGCGCACGGCCCTGCTCACGGCCCTGGATGCCGAGCAAAAGCAGTACAGCAAAACCAAGACCCTGGAAGCGCCCAACCACTACTTCCGTATGCTCAAGGAGCTGACCTTGCTGGGCTATTTCACTTCCGAAGTGGGAGCCACCAAGGCCCTGCGCTACCTGCCCGTGCCCGGCAAATACGACGGCTGCGTGCCCTACAAAAAAGGCGACCGGGCCTGGGCCACCACTTAA
- a CDS encoding sugar phosphate isomerase/epimerase family protein, producing the protein MTSRRAFVKSAALLSAGALISPTLLAAPKQYIGLQLYTVREAMQKDPAGTLAHIAKLGYTSVEGATYTGSQKFYGMEPAAFAKLLKQNGLIMPSSHYRLGEEPEKGQPVLGTMLHGWDKAVDDAAQAGVKYMVCAYLSEAERGNLDHYKYVAEQLNKAGERSKKAGIQLCYHNHDFEFAAQNGQLPYDLLLSSTDKSLVQMELDLYWATKAGHDPVALFTKHPGRFPLWHVKDMDNTPKHDFTEVGSGTIDFKRIFAQASKAGLKYFFVEQDQTPGSPFDSIQKSITHIKRSLV; encoded by the coding sequence ATGACGTCCCGTCGTGCCTTCGTAAAGTCCGCGGCCTTGTTGTCGGCCGGCGCCCTGATTTCGCCCACCCTACTGGCGGCGCCCAAACAGTACATCGGCCTGCAGCTCTACACTGTGCGCGAGGCCATGCAAAAAGACCCGGCCGGGACGCTGGCCCACATTGCCAAGCTGGGCTACACCTCGGTAGAAGGCGCGACTTACACGGGCAGCCAGAAGTTTTACGGCATGGAACCCGCCGCCTTTGCCAAGCTGCTCAAGCAAAACGGGCTAATTATGCCCAGCAGCCACTACCGCCTGGGCGAGGAACCGGAAAAGGGCCAACCCGTGCTGGGCACCATGCTCCATGGCTGGGACAAAGCCGTGGACGATGCCGCCCAGGCCGGCGTGAAATATATGGTGTGCGCCTACCTCTCGGAGGCCGAGCGCGGCAATTTGGACCACTATAAGTATGTAGCGGAGCAGCTCAACAAAGCCGGGGAGCGAAGCAAAAAGGCCGGCATCCAGCTCTGCTACCACAACCACGACTTCGAATTCGCGGCCCAGAACGGCCAACTGCCCTACGATTTGCTACTCAGCAGCACCGACAAGAGCTTAGTGCAGATGGAGCTGGACCTGTACTGGGCCACCAAGGCCGGCCACGACCCGGTGGCCCTGTTTACGAAGCACCCCGGCCGCTTCCCGCTCTGGCACGTGAAGGACATGGACAATACGCCCAAGCATGACTTCACCGAAGTAGGCAGCGGCACCATCGACTTCAAACGCATCTTCGCCCAGGCTAGCAAAGCCGGCTTGAAGTACTTCTTCGTGGAGCAGGACCAAACCCCCGGCTCCCCCTTCGACAGCATCCAGAAGAGCATCACCCACATCAAGCGCAGCTTGGTGTAG
- a CDS encoding phytanoyl-CoA dioxygenase family protein, whose protein sequence is METVEKANPVQTTYDIAQIMGGLYGDGIIGLKGAFSREWAQQLGEDITRLYAEALQRPGGALGRGPKRHYVEIHPENIRGFVELATHPWVTTVCEAVLGPDYKIVEIGFDVPGPGAMNQPWHRDFPANEDTIRGRRLNSLAFNLTTVDVTEDMGPFEIAPGTQWDLPVGFAHEMFPPKTNSPRYEARAQRKMPQMGDISARSALTIHRGTANHSDKSRPALVLGVDAPTANNAERHDLQLTHRFYATLPESLRQHLTCRLVDELEPIVQGHTIEGLMMGEA, encoded by the coding sequence ATGGAAACAGTGGAAAAAGCCAACCCAGTGCAGACCACCTACGACATTGCCCAGATTATGGGCGGCCTCTACGGCGACGGTATTATTGGCCTCAAAGGCGCCTTCAGTCGGGAGTGGGCCCAGCAATTGGGCGAGGACATCACCCGGCTGTACGCTGAGGCCCTGCAGCGGCCCGGCGGCGCCCTGGGTCGGGGCCCCAAGCGCCACTACGTCGAAATTCACCCCGAAAACATCCGCGGCTTCGTGGAGCTGGCCACGCATCCGTGGGTAACCACTGTGTGCGAAGCTGTGCTGGGGCCCGACTACAAAATCGTGGAAATCGGCTTCGACGTGCCCGGGCCCGGGGCCATGAACCAGCCCTGGCACCGCGACTTTCCCGCCAACGAAGACACCATCCGGGGTCGGCGGCTCAACTCGCTGGCCTTCAACCTGACCACTGTCGACGTCACCGAGGACATGGGCCCCTTCGAAATTGCGCCCGGCACCCAGTGGGATTTGCCCGTCGGCTTCGCGCACGAGATGTTTCCGCCCAAAACGAACAGTCCGCGCTACGAGGCCCGGGCCCAGCGCAAGATGCCCCAGATGGGCGACATTTCCGCCCGCTCGGCCCTGACCATTCACCGCGGCACGGCCAACCACTCGGATAAGTCGCGGCCCGCCCTGGTGCTGGGCGTGGATGCGCCCACGGCCAACAATGCCGAGCGCCACGACCTGCAGCTCACCCACCGCTTCTACGCCACGCTGCCCGAGAGTCTGCGCCAGCACCTGACCTGCCGCCTCGTCGATGAGCTCGAGCCCATCGTGCAGGGCCACACCATCGAAGGCCTGATGATGGGCGAAGCATAA
- a CDS encoding nuclear transport factor 2 family protein: MLLRPRLLRTAARHFPTSLVLFGLLLGAGACSTAHLPATAAQVPAAYKPVDAALYATIARQDSLLFVAFNRHDLTQLQTYFADDLEFFHDRGGLANYAQTMQGFRTMFEQARTNGLNRQLVPGTLEVYPISGYGAVETYQHRFCHVENGKDDCGTFKNMMVWRLRDGQWKITRVVSYGH, translated from the coding sequence ATGCTACTCCGCCCCCGCCTGCTCAGGACGGCCGCCCGCCACTTTCCCACGTCCCTGGTCCTATTTGGCTTGCTGCTGGGCGCGGGGGCCTGCTCCACGGCTCACCTGCCCGCCACGGCGGCGCAAGTTCCGGCCGCCTATAAGCCAGTCGATGCGGCCCTGTACGCCACCATTGCCCGGCAAGACAGCCTGCTGTTCGTGGCCTTCAACCGCCACGACCTGACCCAGCTGCAGACCTACTTCGCCGACGACCTGGAGTTTTTTCACGACCGGGGCGGCCTGGCCAACTACGCGCAAACCATGCAGGGCTTCCGCACTATGTTTGAGCAGGCCCGCACCAACGGCCTGAACCGGCAGCTGGTGCCCGGCACGCTGGAAGTGTACCCCATCAGTGGCTACGGGGCCGTGGAAACCTATCAGCACCGCTTCTGCCACGTTGAAAATGGTAAGGACGACTGTGGCACGTTTAAGAACATGATGGTGTGGCGGCTGCGGGACGGGCAGTGGAAAATTACCCGGGTCGTCAGCTACGGCCACTAG
- a CDS encoding DUF6896 domain-containing protein, which produces MQERYVIPDPKPLPSAAELLELLQEYREVGFRYTFLPDGYLDRLFETLENHAFRNWDAESGGFITIIPAVSTPSILARKAALYACAKEFRRQAFELMDGLYEALSIPPEKRDDWKGLMRTKMLHIRRGQSSGVLKAGWSYYLHGYECLFRNNRTGQEIDVILINCPEFGCLDPWFFLQYINTTKEFIELREWLGNEHENAKKVLTVLAKAGMLSQLSSARDDRPLFAP; this is translated from the coding sequence ATGCAGGAGCGCTACGTTATTCCGGATCCGAAGCCGCTGCCCTCGGCGGCGGAGCTGCTCGAACTGCTGCAAGAGTACCGGGAAGTAGGCTTTCGATACACTTTTCTGCCCGATGGGTATTTAGATAGGCTTTTCGAAACGCTGGAAAACCACGCATTCCGAAACTGGGACGCAGAATCCGGCGGGTTTATTACCATCATTCCGGCAGTGTCAACCCCCAGTATTCTAGCCCGCAAGGCGGCACTCTACGCCTGCGCCAAGGAGTTTCGGCGGCAGGCATTCGAGTTGATGGACGGGCTGTATGAGGCCCTATCCATCCCGCCGGAGAAACGGGATGATTGGAAAGGGCTAATGCGGACCAAGATGCTACATATCCGACGCGGGCAATCCAGCGGAGTCCTTAAAGCCGGCTGGTCATATTATCTGCACGGCTACGAATGCCTGTTTCGAAATAACCGCACCGGTCAGGAAATTGACGTCATTCTGATCAACTGCCCAGAATTTGGCTGCCTGGACCCCTGGTTCTTTCTGCAGTACATCAACACGACCAAGGAGTTCATCGAGCTCCGGGAGTGGCTGGGTAACGAGCATGAAAACGCTAAAAAGGTCTTGACCGTGCTAGCCAAAGCCGGGATGCTGAGTCAGCTCAGCTCAGCTCGGGACGACAGGCCCCTGTTTGCTCCCTAA